The DNA segment GGCGCTGCCGTCCGGGCAGCCCTCCACGACGGCGACGGTCTCGTAGCCCAGCCGTCCGTAGAGGCCCGCTGCCACCAGGTCGTAGGCCTGCAGCAGCACGACGCCGCACCCGCGCCGCCGCGCCTCCGCCTCCGCCGCGGCCATCAGCGCGCGGGCCGTCCCCCGGCCCCGCAGCGGGGGGTCGACCCACATGGCCTGCAGCTCGCAGCACCGACCCCACACGAGCGCGGAGACCCCGGCGACCATCCGGGCGTGCTCGTCACGGGCGAGGACCGCGAACTCCCGCGCGTCCCCGGCGCCGGCGGCGGCCTCGACCGCCGCCTCGAGCAGCGCGAGGTCGTCAGGGTCCGGCGGGTCCTCCACCACGAGGCGGACGGGGCTGGGCACAGCGGACCGCCGCGCGCAGCCGTGGTCGTCGGCTCGAGGGCCGGGTCAGATGCCGAGGATCTTGGCCTTGGCGGCCGAGAACTCGTCGTCGGTGAGCGTGCCGGCGTCGTGCAGCTCGGCCAGCCGCTGGATCTGGTCGGCATCGGACCGGGGCTCCGGGACGGCGGCCACCGGCGGGGCGGGCGGGGCCTCCGGGGCCTGCTGCTCGTCGTAGCCGTCGTCCTCCGCGCCCTGCTCCTCCTGGTTCCGGCGGTGCTTGCCCGCGGCGTACGCCGCGCCCCCGACCATCAGCGCGCGGCGCCGGGCCCTCCGACGGACGATCCCCATGGGTTGCTCCTGACCTCGGGTCCGGGCCGCGCCGTGACGACGGGCTCGCACGGCGGCCGGGACGCCCCGATCCTGCGCCGGCCCCGGGCCACCCCGGATCACCCGGACAGGACGAGACCGCGAGCACGGGCGCACGACCGGCGGCGTCGGCGCCCGGCTCATCCCGACCAGGCGAGGTGGCAGCCGCGCGGTGGCGGGACGCTCGGGCTGACCGCCCCTGCCACCACGGGCGACCGGCGCCGACGAGGGCAGCCGGTCGCCGTCGATCGGAGAGACCATGACCATCGGACCGGTACAGCTCATCGTGCTCGGCTTCCCGGAGCCCGACTTCCACGGGGAGATCATCGAGGAGCTCGAGCGCCTCCGGCAGAACGACACGGTGCGGGTGATCGACGCACTGGCCGTCTACAAGAGCCCGGAGGGCGACCTGGAGGCGATGCACCTGAGCAACCTCTCCACGGACGAGGCGCGGGAGCTGGGCAGCAAGGTCGGGGCCCTGGTCGGTCTGGGCTTCGACGGCGAGGAGGGCGCGGAGGCCGGCGCAGCGGCCGGGGCCGAGGCGGCGGCCGACGGGATCTCGGCCTTCTCCGACGAGGACGCCTGGGACGTGCTGGAGGAGATCCCGAACGGCTCCGCGGCGGCGCTCGTGCTGCTCGAGCACCACTGGGCGGTCGGCCTGCGCGACGCGGTCGCGCGCGCCGGTGGCCACCGGGTCAGCGACGGGTTCATCAGCCCCCTCGACCTGATCGCGATCGGCCTGGTCTCCGCGGACGAGGCAGCGCAGCTGCACCAGGCGGAGATGGCCGGCTGAGACCTTCCGGCGACCACGGCACCAGGGAGGAGGACAGCATGTTCGGTTCACGCAGGGTCGCGCGGCGTACCGCGCGTCGGACGGCCCGACGGGTCGACCGCCGGCACTGATCGAGGCACCGGGGCACGGGGGCGACCGGGTCCCGCCGTCCGACCTGACCCTCGGCCGGCGGGACCCGTGTCGCCGTCCGTGGGCGGGGCCTACCGGCCCTCCGGCCCCCACTCGCGCTCCCGACCGGACTGCCAGGCGACCTGCCAGGCTGCGAGCGAGGAGACCAGGTCGGCGCAGACCCGGTCCAGGGACCAGGCGCGCCACGGACGCGACTCGAGCGCGTGCACCAGGGGCTCGACCCGGGGGTCGGCGTGGTCGGCGGGGTCGACCGGTCCCAGCCCGCCGACACGTGCGCCGGGCACGCCGGCCAGGAAGTGCGCCACCGAGTACCTGTCGAGCGCGCCGACCGCGCGCCGGGTCAGCATCCGTGCCGTCAGGCCCCGCCAGTCCATCGGCGCCAGGGCCTCGGCCACGACCGCGGCCCGCGGATCAGCCCACCATCCACCCACCGGGTGTCTCCTCACGTCGGTCGGCTGCAGGCTCGCGGGCTGAGCGGTCGCCGGACCCCTCGGGGCCTGAGCGGTCCTACCCAGCGCCCCGCCGGCACATGCGTCGCGGGCAGCGCATCGGGGCCGCTGCGGGATCGTCCCGTTCGGGCGATCTCCCGGAGCGCCGCAGCGCGGACGGTCGGGGCATGCAGCGCACCCTGCCCCCCGGTCTGCCGGCCCGCTCCGCCGTCCTCCCGGTCGCCGCCTGCCGGGACCCGGGCGGCTCCGCCTCCCCCGGTGCCGACGCGCTCGTCCCCGACCTCGAGGGCCTGACCGACGACCTGGGCCCGGCGTGCTGAACGCCGACCCCGACCCCTCCGCGGCGGCCGCGGGCCGCGGCAGGAAGCGGCACCCGCTGCTCGGCGCGCTCCTCCGGACGACGGTCACCGTGGTCGCCATCGTGGTCCTGTACTACCTGCTGCCGCTGCAGCACGGCTTCGGCCTGCGGACGGCGCTGTTCCTGCTGGGCGGGCTGGTGGTCGTCGGGGTGATCGTGACGTGGCAGGTCCTGCGGATCCTCGACTCACCGCACCCGGCGCTGCGCGCGGTCGAGGCCCTGGCGCTGAGCCTCACGCTGTTCCTCGTGCTCTTCGCCGCCGCCTACGTCGTCCTGGTGGGCGGTGACCCGGCGGCCTTCACCCAGCGGCTGGACCGGACGGACGTCCTGTACTTCGTGGTCACGGTCTTCACCACCGTCGGGTTCGGCGACATCGCACCGGTCAGCCAGGCCGCCCGCGTCATCACCACGCTGCAGATGGTCGGTGACCTGGTGCTCCTGGGCCTGGTCCTGCGGGTGGTGGTGAACGCCGTCCAGCTGAGCCGGCAGCGGGTCGGCACCACCGGGCTCCCGCTCGGCACCCGGCCGCCGTCCGGGCCCTCGGGGTGAGGTCGCGCCCTCCGTGGCGAGCGGCCACCCGGCTGTCCCGGGAACTCGTCCGGAAGGGGTGAGGCAGCCCGGTCGCCGGCAGCGGGAGGGTGGCGGCAGCCGGGCCGGTCGGCACTGCCCGCCGGCCGGCGCCGCCGCTCCGCCGACCGCTGAGGACGCGAGATGACCCAGACCACCCGGACCGGGACGACCCGGACCGAGACCGCGATCGCCGACCACGGCCTGATCGGGGACCTGCAGACCGCCGCCCTGGTCACGACCGACGGCTCCGTCGACTGGTTCTGCTGCCCGCGCTTCGACTCGCCCAGCGTGTTCGGCGCGCTGCTCGACGACGCGGAGGGCGGCCACTTCCGGATCCGGCCGGCCGGGGTGGAGTACACGACGAAGCAGATGTACCTGCCCGACACCGCGGTGCTGGTCACCCGGTTCTTCACCGAGTCCGGGGTCGGCCAGGTGCAGGACTTCATGCCGCCCGCCGGGAGCACCGCCACCGACCGCCACCGGCTGGTCCGGATGATCCAGTGCGTGCGCGGCCGGATGAGCTTCGAGATCGACGTGGCACCCCGCTTCGACTACGGCCGCCACCCGCACCGGGCGGAGCTGTCGGCGGACGGGGTGGTGTTCTCGGCCGACGGCGCGTCCCTGACGCTGCACGTCGTCCGGGAGCCCGGGGACGAGCAACGCGCGCGGGTGCAGGTGGAGGACCAGGACGTGCACGCGACCCTGGACCTGGTCGCCGGGGAGGTCCGGGGCGTCGTCCTGGAGTCCTCGGCGGACGGGCCGCCGCGGGCGGTCCGGGTCGCCGAGATCACCGACCTGCTGGACGGGACGATGGCGTTCTGGCGGTCCTGGCTGGCCGGCTCGACCTACACCGGCCGCTGGCGCGAGGCGGTGCAGCGGTCGGCGATCACGCTGAAGCTGATGACCTACGCGCCGACCGGCGGCATCGTGGCCGCACCGACCGCGGCGCTGCCCGAGCAGGTCGGCGGCGAGCGGAACTGGGACTACCGCTACACCTGGGTGCGCGACGCCTCGTTCTCCGTGCACGCCCTCCTCCGGCTGGGCCTGGTCGAGGAGGCAGCGGGCTTCCTGGTCTGGCTCGGCGACCGGATCCGGGAGCGGATCGGCAGCGACAGCGGCCCGATGAACATCATGTACCGCATCGACGGCTCCTCCGACCTCAAGGAGGACTCCCTCGAGCACTGGTCCGGCTACCGCGGATCGGCACCGGTGCGGATCGGGAACGGCGCGGCCGAGCAGCTGCAGCTCGACGTCTACGGCGAGGCGATGGACAGCCTCTACGCCGCGGCGCGCGCCGGGCTGCCGCTCCCCGCCCGCGGCTGGTCGGCGATCCGGTCCGTCCTGGACTGGCTCGTCGACAACTGGGACCAGCCCGAGGAGGGCATCTGGGAGACCCGCGGCGGCCGGCAGTCGTTCACCTACGGCCGGGTGATGTGCTGGGTGGCGTTCGACCGCGGCATCCGGATGTCGGTCGAGCACGGCCGCCCGGCACCGCTGGAGCGCTGGACGGCGGCCCGCGACGCGGTCTACACGCAGGTCATGGAGCAGGGCTTCCACGAGTCGCGGCAGGCGTTCGTCCAGCACTACGGCACCGACGTGCTGGACGCCGCGCTGCTGCGGATGCCCACCGTCGGGTTCGTCGACGGGCGTGACCCGCTGTGGCGGTCGACGCTGGCGGCGATGGACGAGGAGCTGGTCACCGACAGCCTGGTCTACCGGTACGACCCCGATGCCTCCCCGGACGGGCTGCGGGGTTCGGAGGGGACCTTCTCGCTGTGCAGCTACGCCTACGTCGACGCGCTGACCCGGGCCGGCCGGGTCGACGACGCGCGGTCGGCCTTCGAGAAGATGCTCACCTACGGCAACCACGTGGGCCTCTTCTCCGAGGAGATCGCCCTCACGGGCGAGCAGATCGGCAACTTCCCGCAGGCGTTCACCCACCTGGCGCTCATCGACGCCGCGGTCACGCTCGACGCGGCGCTCGACAACCACGGCCCGGTGCCCGGGCTCAGGTGACCCTGCCGCGGCGGCGCTCACCCCCGGGGGATGAGGGGCAGCCGACCGCTGCGGCCGACGATGACGGTGACCCGACCTGGAGGTACGCCATGGCACTGGCCGCGACCGAGGACTACCCGCTCCTGGACGTCATGTGGTCCATGATCGTGTTCTTCGGGCTGCTGCTGTTCTTCTGGTTGCTCTTCGTGGTGTTCGACGACCTCTTCAAGCGTCGCGACATCGGCGGGTGGGGCAAGACCCTCTGGACGGTCGTCGTCATCCTGCTGCCCTACCTCGGGGTGTTTACCTACCTCATCGTCGAGGGCCGGGACATCGTCGGACGCCGCGCCCAGGAGGCGGCGGAGGCCCAGCAGCAGCTGGAGGACAGGATGCGACGGATCTCCGCCCAGGCCCCCGCCGGCGGCACCGGGGAGATCCAGCGCGGCAAGCAGCTGCTCGACGAGGGCACCATCACCGCTGACGAGTTCGACGCGATCAAGCGCCGGGCCCTGGTCTGACCCGGCCACCGGCCGTGGCCCTGCGCCGACCGCCCAGCACCCGGACCCTGGTCCCGTCCCCACGGGCGTCGGAGCCCGCCGGCACGCACGCCGCGTCGACCACCGTCGTGGACCGGGTCCGCGTGCCCGGCCTCGTCTCCAGCGCCTACGGGGCCGCGCTGCGCCTCCCGGTGGCCGGCCGCGTCCTCCGGCCGACGTCCTCGGTCGCCACCTGGGCGCTGCGCCGCGCGCGGACGACGGCCGCCGGGCTGGTCCGGGCGGAGGTCGGGGACCTGACCGAGCGGGCGGGGCGGCTGGCCGACCTGGTCCTGCCGCAGGTCGTCCGGGAGGTCCTCACCCGGATCGACGTGGTCGCCGTGGTGACCGAGTTCGTGGACCTCGACCGGATCGCCCAGCTCCTCGACGTCGACCCGGTGGTGGCACGGGTCGACGTCGACGCCGTCGTCGCCCGGGTCGACCTGGGCGCCGTCGTCTCCCGGCTGGACCTCGACGCGATCGTCGCGCAGGTCGACCTCGACGCCATCGTGTCCCGGGTCGACCTCGACGCTGTCGTCGACCGGCTGGACATCGACCGGATCGCCGCCGCCCTCGACCTCGACGCCGTCATCGACCGGCTCGACGTCGACCGGGCCGCCCGCCGCCTGGACCTCGACGAGGTCATCGAGCGCGTCGACGTCGACGCCGTCGTCGCCCGGGCCGACCTCGACGCCGTCGTCTCCCGGCTGGACATCGACGCGATCGTCGCGCAGGTCGACCTGGACGCGATCGTCGACCGGCTCGACATCGACCGCATCGCCGCCGCCCTCGACCTCGACGCCGTCATCGACCGGCTCGACGTCGACCGGGCCGCCGGCCGGCTGGACCTGGACCAGGTGATCGAGCGGCTGGACCTCATCGGGCTCGCCCGGTACGTCGCCGAGGGCATGGACCTCGGCCAGGTCATCCGGTCCTCCACCGAGACCATCTCCCAGCAGGTGGTCGACGACGTCCGCTCCTCGACGGCGGACGCCGACCGGGCGGTGGAACGGCTCGTCGACCGGTTGCTGCTGCGCCGCCAGCCCCGCCGCACCGCCCTGACCACTCCCCCGCCGGCGGACGACGATGGCCACCGCTGAGCGACCGCCCGGCACCCCGGCAGCCGAGCACCCCTGGCACTCCTCCGCCCAGCCGGCCCGGCCACCGCGGAGCCCGGTGGCGCCCGCCGGCGGACCCCGGCGGGCGGGGCTGGTCAGCCGCACCCTGGCCGCAGGGGTGGACATCGTCGTCGCCCTCGGGCTGCTGCTGGCCGGCTACCTGGGCACCGCGGGCGTCCTCTTCCTGGCGCAGACGACGTCCTTCCGCTTCCCGGTACCGGGGTCGGCGCTGCTGATCGCGCTCGGGCTGGCCGTGCTGGCCGGCTACCTGACGGTGACCTGGGCCCTCACCGGGCGCAGCTACGGCGACCAGCTCCTCGGGCTCCGGGTCACCGACCGGCGGGGCCGGCGCCCGCGCTGGTCCGTGGCGGCGGCCCGCGCCGTGCTGTCGGTCCTGCTGCCGCTGGGTGTGCTCTGGGTCGCGGTGAGCCGGCAGAACCGCTCGCTGCAGGACCTCCTGCTGCGCACGTCGGTGGTCTACGACTGGCCGGCGCACTGAGCTCCCCGGCAGGCGGGGCGGCGGACGGCTACACGTCCGCCTCGGCCACGATCCGGCCGGAGGCGATGGCGGCCACCAGCGCGGCGTGGTCGCGCTCGTTCTGGTCGGCGTAGGCGTCGGCGAACTCGCCGATGGCCACGTCGAACTCCGGGCCCTTGCCCAGGTAGGCGGCGATCGCGACCCGGTCGCCGGAGCGGGCGTGCGCGCGGGCCAGGGTCCACCCGCAGATCTCGCCGTAGGCCCGCATGCCCGCCGGCACCATCTGCTCCACCTCGGCCGAGCCCTTCCAGTCGCGCAGCTGCCGGATGTAGAAGTCCCGCGGCCGGCCGTCGAAGCCCGGGGACTGCACCCAGCCGAGGAAGATGTCGCTGGCCGCCTGCATCAGGCGCTGCCCGACCACGACCCGTTCCCCGCAGTTGGCGAACGCGCTGGTGCCGGCGTACTCCTCCAGCACCGAGGGTCCGGCCTCCTTCGCCTGGAGGAACAGCGGCGCGACGCCGTCCTCGAGCAGCAGGATCATCCACGACCGGGTGCCGACGCTGCCCACGCCGACGACCTTCCGGGCCATGTCGACCATCGTGTGCCGCTCCAGCAGCACGCGCCGCTCGGGCGGGAGGGTCTGGGCGTAGGTCCGCATCAGCGCCGCGAGCATCTGCTCGGTCGAGGCGACCTCGGCCGGGTCGGGGATCAGGTCCCGGAGCGGCACGATGAGCGGCGGGGCGGCCACCAGGCGCGCCTCCCCGTCCTCGATCCGGGCGAACCGGCTCAGCGCCCCGAGGTTGTCCTTGGTCCGCGCCTTGGCGCCGCCGCGGGCCAGGGCCTTCCGCTGGCGGGCGGCCAGCGAGACGTCGGCGACGGCGCCGACGGTGTCCAGGTCGGCGTGGGCGTACCAGACCTCCAGGGCGGTCATCCCGGCGAACGCCCGCATGGCCTTCCGGTACCGGGCGACCGCGGCCTCGACGATGCGCCGGCGGGTCCGCGCCGGGAAGTCCCGGGAGCGGCCGGCGATCTCCAGGCTGGCGGCCAGCCGCTTGACGTCCCACTCCCAGGGTCCGGGCAGGGTCTCGTCGAAGTCGTTGAGGTCGAAGACCAGGTTGCGCTCCGGTGAGGCGAACACCCCGAAGTTCGCCAGGTGGGCGTCCCCGCAGAGCTGGACCGGAAGGCCCGACCGGGGGGTGGGTGCCAGGTCGGCGGCCATGGGCAGCGCGGCACCGCGGTAGTAGGCGAAGGGCGAGGAGGCCATCCGGCCGTAGCGGATGGGCAGCAGCTCGGGGACCCGGGTCGTGCCCTGACCCTCGAGCAGCGAGACCGGGTCGCTGCGGTCGGCCGCCGGGCGGAAGCCGGCGTGGCTCTCCCGCGGCACCTCGCTGCGGGCGGCCTTCCCACGGGCCACCCGCTCGTCGCGGGTCTGGTGCGGCACCGCGCGCTCCACCGCCTCCAGCTGGCCCTCGACGGTCGGGGCCACGACGGCGGTGGGCGGCGTCGGCACGGCCGGGTCTGTCGCGCGCCGGGGTGCGGGGGCCACCGAGGCCCCGCCGGCCGGGCGCCGGGTCCGCTTGGTCGGGACGGCGCCGTTCCGGCTCGTGCCGCGGGTCGTGGACCGGCTCATCGGGGTGCTCCTCGGGTGGGGTCCGCCGCCGGGTGGGGGGCTGCCCGGCGAGGCGGCTGTGCGGGACGGACGTGCGAGCGTCCAGGCCACGCTCCCGCCCCCGGCGGCGGGCGGCGTCATGCGAACGGGGTGAACACCCGGGCCGGCCGTCCTCACGCCGGCAGGATGTTGATCACCCGGGACAGGACGACCACGAGCACGCTCAGCGAGATGGCCGACTGCAGCGCCATCAGGCCCTTGACCCGCAGCGTGAGCGGCACCGTGTCCGTCGGGCTCAGCGCGACGACGTTCGTGAACGCCACGTAGAGGTGGTCCCCGAAGTGCGGTCGCCAGTCCGGTGGCGCCACTCCCTGCGGGACCGTCTGCGGGAACTGGAAGTCGGGGTACGGCGGCTGCTGGGCGGCACGCCCCGCCGGACCACCACCGTCCACCTGCCAGTACAGCAGGGCGAAGGTGACCACGTTGGCGAGCAGCAGCAGCCCGGCCGCCACCAGCAGCCGCCCGGCGGTCAGCGCGACGCCGTCCACCGCGCCGTCGTCCAGGACCAGCAGCACCAGGCGGCCGGCGGCGAACGCGTTGGCCGCCGCCAGGAGCCCGAAGAGGCCGAGTGCCAGCGACCGGGCAGCGCGCGGCACGGGCCCGGGCCGGAGGGCGATGAGCAGCAGGACCAGCACCGCGACGCCCTCCACGAGCGGGACGAGCAGCGGTGGCCCCACACGGTTCCGGGCCGGGACGAGCACCTGCGGGAGGATGACGGCCGAGACGGCCACCAGGGGCCACGCGTAGCTCTCGCTCGAGCGGCCTCCCGGCCGGGGCGCCGGCCGGTCCGCAGGCGTCACCCCAGGTACGGCCGGGCGCCGACGTCCAGCGCCTGCTGGATCCAGGCGCGGGCCGGCGAGGCGATCACCAGCCCGCCGAGGTCCTCGGGTGCGAACCAGGCGGCCTCGCTCGTCTCGTACGCGTCCCCGTGGGGCGTGCCGTCGAGCGCGCGGGCCAGGAGGACCAGCGCGAACACCTGGCGGACCTCGCCGTCCGTGGCCTGGACCACGTAGCCGGGGTCGGTGAACATCCCGGCGAAGCCGGTGATGACCACCGGGACGCCGGCCTCCTCGGCCGTCTCCCGGACGGCGGCCTCGCAGGCGCTCTCACCGACGTCCACCCGGCCGCCGGGCAGCTCCCAGGCGCCGCTGTCGCACCGCCGCACGAGGAGCAGCCGGCCGTCGCGGCGGCGCGCCACGACGAACACCGAGGGGACGACGACGCTCGCCCGTGGCGCGTCGGGATCGTGGACGTAGACCTTCCGGCCGGCGGCGGTGCGGTTGATCGTCGTCATGGAGGTGCCCTGCTCTCGGGTACGGGTGCCCACAAGGTCCCTCCCGGCCGGTGGCCGGACCTCCCCCGCAGAGGGTGAACGGCAGCGCGGGCCCGCAGCTGACTGGCCCCCGTCGAGGCCGGCTCGGCCGCCGCACACCGCGCTCCGGTGGCCTCCCGGTTCCCCTGCCCGGGGTGAGCAGCCGCCGCCGCGCCCGCAGCACGCTCGACCCCATGGACTCCGCAGCCCTCGCCGGGCCGACCGCGGTCGGCACCGATCCCCTGCCCAGCTGGCGACCGGGCGCTGCCCGGGACGCCGTCGTCGCGTTCGTCGACCGCGTCCGCGGCGCGGACGGGACCGAGCCCGTCCCCGTTGAGGAGCGGGTGGCGGTGTTCGACAACGACGGCACCCTGTGGT comes from the Modestobacter italicus genome and includes:
- a CDS encoding glycoside hydrolase family 15 protein — translated: MTQTTRTGTTRTETAIADHGLIGDLQTAALVTTDGSVDWFCCPRFDSPSVFGALLDDAEGGHFRIRPAGVEYTTKQMYLPDTAVLVTRFFTESGVGQVQDFMPPAGSTATDRHRLVRMIQCVRGRMSFEIDVAPRFDYGRHPHRAELSADGVVFSADGASLTLHVVREPGDEQRARVQVEDQDVHATLDLVAGEVRGVVLESSADGPPRAVRVAEITDLLDGTMAFWRSWLAGSTYTGRWREAVQRSAITLKLMTYAPTGGIVAAPTAALPEQVGGERNWDYRYTWVRDASFSVHALLRLGLVEEAAGFLVWLGDRIRERIGSDSGPMNIMYRIDGSSDLKEDSLEHWSGYRGSAPVRIGNGAAEQLQLDVYGEAMDSLYAAARAGLPLPARGWSAIRSVLDWLVDNWDQPEEGIWETRGGRQSFTYGRVMCWVAFDRGIRMSVEHGRPAPLERWTAARDAVYTQVMEQGFHESRQAFVQHYGTDVLDAALLRMPTVGFVDGRDPLWRSTLAAMDEELVTDSLVYRYDPDASPDGLRGSEGTFSLCSYAYVDALTRAGRVDDARSAFEKMLTYGNHVGLFSEEIALTGEQIGNFPQAFTHLALIDAAVTLDAALDNHGPVPGLR
- a CDS encoding RDD family protein, which gives rise to MATAERPPGTPAAEHPWHSSAQPARPPRSPVAPAGGPRRAGLVSRTLAAGVDIVVALGLLLAGYLGTAGVLFLAQTTSFRFPVPGSALLIALGLAVLAGYLTVTWALTGRSYGDQLLGLRVTDRRGRRPRWSVAAARAVLSVLLPLGVLWVAVSRQNRSLQDLLLRTSVVYDWPAH
- a CDS encoding potassium channel family protein — its product is MLNADPDPSAAAAGRGRKRHPLLGALLRTTVTVVAIVVLYYLLPLQHGFGLRTALFLLGGLVVVGVIVTWQVLRILDSPHPALRAVEALALSLTLFLVLFAAAYVVLVGGDPAAFTQRLDRTDVLYFVVTVFTTVGFGDIAPVSQAARVITTLQMVGDLVLLGLVLRVVVNAVQLSRQRVGTTGLPLGTRPPSGPSG
- a CDS encoding PLDc N-terminal domain-containing protein, producing MALAATEDYPLLDVMWSMIVFFGLLLFFWLLFVVFDDLFKRRDIGGWGKTLWTVVVILLPYLGVFTYLIVEGRDIVGRRAQEAAEAQQQLEDRMRRISAQAPAGGTGEIQRGKQLLDEGTITADEFDAIKRRALV
- a CDS encoding GNAT family N-acetyltransferase, yielding MPSPVRLVVEDPPDPDDLALLEAAVEAAAGAGDAREFAVLARDEHARMVAGVSALVWGRCCELQAMWVDPPLRGRGTARALMAAAEAEARRRGCGVVLLQAYDLVAAGLYGRLGYETVAVVEGCPDGSARRWFRKVL
- a CDS encoding NUDIX hydrolase, translating into MTTINRTAAGRKVYVHDPDAPRASVVVPSVFVVARRRDGRLLLVRRCDSGAWELPGGRVDVGESACEAAVRETAEEAGVPVVITGFAGMFTDPGYVVQATDGEVRQVFALVLLARALDGTPHGDAYETSEAAWFAPEDLGGLVIASPARAWIQQALDVGARPYLG
- a CDS encoding SHOCT domain-containing protein, with translation MGIVRRRARRRALMVGGAAYAAGKHRRNQEEQGAEDDGYDEQQAPEAPPAPPVAAVPEPRSDADQIQRLAELHDAGTLTDDEFSAAKAKILGI
- a CDS encoding DUF2252 domain-containing protein is translated as MSRSTTRGTSRNGAVPTKRTRRPAGGASVAPAPRRATDPAVPTPPTAVVAPTVEGQLEAVERAVPHQTRDERVARGKAARSEVPRESHAGFRPAADRSDPVSLLEGQGTTRVPELLPIRYGRMASSPFAYYRGAALPMAADLAPTPRSGLPVQLCGDAHLANFGVFASPERNLVFDLNDFDETLPGPWEWDVKRLAASLEIAGRSRDFPARTRRRIVEAAVARYRKAMRAFAGMTALEVWYAHADLDTVGAVADVSLAARQRKALARGGAKARTKDNLGALSRFARIEDGEARLVAAPPLIVPLRDLIPDPAEVASTEQMLAALMRTYAQTLPPERRVLLERHTMVDMARKVVGVGSVGTRSWMILLLEDGVAPLFLQAKEAGPSVLEEYAGTSAFANCGERVVVGQRLMQAASDIFLGWVQSPGFDGRPRDFYIRQLRDWKGSAEVEQMVPAGMRAYGEICGWTLARAHARSGDRVAIAAYLGKGPEFDVAIGEFADAYADQNERDHAALVAAIASGRIVAEADV